Proteins co-encoded in one Bubalus bubalis isolate 160015118507 breed Murrah chromosome 7, NDDB_SH_1, whole genome shotgun sequence genomic window:
- the KCTD8 gene encoding BTB/POZ domain-containing protein KCTD8 isoform X2 translates to MALKDTGSGGGTILPISEMVSSSSSPGASAAAAPGPCVPSPFPEVVELNVGGQVYVTKHSTLLSVPDSTLASMFSPSSPRGGARRRGELPRDSRARFFIDRDGFLFRYVLDYLRDKQLALPEHFPEKERLLREAEYFQLTDLVKLLSPKVTKQNSLNDEGCQSDLEDNVSQGSSDALLLRGAAAAAPSGPGAHSGGSAQDKRSGFLTLGYRGSYTTVRDNQADAKFRRVARIMVCGRIALAKEVFGDTLNESRDPDRPPEKYTSRFYLKFTYLEQAFDRLSEAGFHMVACNSSGTAAFVNQYRDDKIWSSYTEYIFFHLPSAVEPPPRCRFS, encoded by the exons ATGGCTTTGAAGGACACAGGCAGCGGCGGCGGCACCATCCTGCCCATTAGCGAGATGGTCTCCTCGTCCAGCTCCCCCGGCGCTTCGGCAGCCGCCGCCCCAGGGCCCTGCGTGCCCTCGCCCTTCCCCGAGGTGGTGGAGCTGAACGTAGGGGGCCAGGTCTATGTGACCAAGCACTCGACGCTGCTCAGCGTCCCGGATAGCACTCTGGCCAGTATGTTCTCGCCTTCCAGCCCCCGGGGCGGCGCCCGACGCCGGGGCGAGCTGCCCAGGGACAGCCGGGCGCGCTTCTTCATCGACCGGGACGGCTTCCTTTTCAGGTACGTGCTGGATTATCTGCGGGACAAGCAGCTCGCGCTGCCGGAGCACTTTCCCGAGAAGGAGCGGCTCCTACGGGAGGCCGAGTACTTCCAGCTCACCGACCTGGTCAAGCTGCTGTCGCCCAAGGTCACCAAGCAGAACTCGCTCAACGACGAGGGCTGCCAGAGCGATCTGGAGGACAACGTCTCGCAGGGCAGCAGCGACGCGCTGCTGCTGCGCGGGGCGGCGGCCGCCGCACCCTCGGGCCCGGGAGCGCACAGCGGCGGCAGCGCGCAGGACAAGCGCTCGGGCTTCCTCACACTCGGCTACCGCGGTTCCTACACCACGGTGCGAGACAACCAGGCGGACGCCAAGTTCCGGCGCGTGGCGCGCATCATGGTGTGCGGACGCATCGCGCTGGCCAAGGAGGTGTTCGGTGACACGCTCAACGAGAGCCGTGACCCTGACCGGCCGCCTGAGAAGTACACGTCCCGCTTCTACCTCAAGTTCACCTACTTGGAGCAGGCGTTCGATCGCCTATCCGAGGCCGGCTTCCACATGGTGGCGTGTAACTCCTCGGGCACCGCCGCCTTCGTCAACCAGTACCGCGACGACAAGATCTGGAGCAGCTATACCGAGTACATCTTCTTCC ACCTGCCATCTGCGGTGGAACCGCCGCCAAGATGCAGATTTTCGTGA